In the genome of Uloborus diversus isolate 005 unplaced genomic scaffold, Udiv.v.3.1 scaffold_1036, whole genome shotgun sequence, the window cagcagtcaaaaaaatctcttttaaaacaattatcagaattttacttgctcacgcatatgcaaaatggcaacaggaaagaaataaaaattcctgaataacgttatgttaattaacattttaattaatatctccgctaattaaagtcgcacaattacgagattggtccaattgttttctttggaaaatttcgttTTGATCGGtgtctcgtttgactctcgatttgcagtggttctcgagaagatagatcttcagacagacagacagacggacgcgaacagattttaatattatagtgggtTGACCTCTTCTCAGAATATTACGCTACGGTTTCTTGGTCAGTCTATCCTTTTCTGGAAAGCTCTtttagaaaatttcaacttttatcTAAGGGAGCCAGCCACCAATCTATGCGGTTAGTGCAATTCCAAAAGGCTAGGAACCCATGGAAGTCCACTACagaaagaaggcaccatgacGTGCGGCAAACATTGTTGTAAGAAGGATTTTTTATCTTTTAGAACTAAACCAACAAGATGCTTTTTCACCTAAATTatgatatattaaaaaaagtaaaggagGAAACCCAGAAGTTTAACTCTaatgttaattaatttgttgaaaaattttcagtgatgagctcatggatgaaaagacatccaataaaagacaaaaaaaaaaagtaataatttcgaGCTAGATCCCTTCCTCTATTGGATGATTTCATAAAGTACTTTTGAAGATGAACTTAAAGATTTAACACTAAAAAAACAATCtgttggagcaaaaaaaaaaaaaaaaaaaaaaaaatcatacaagccatgcattattcaaaattaaaacaattcatttttggaaaaataaatagaatcaggAATTatagatttcattaaaaattggcTGAAATAACACTGTGGAAACAAACACCTAGaaaatcattttgtttcaaaCTATGGTTCTGAAAATTCTCAGATTATATACAGAAatagagatttttcttttttttttaaaaccttttctttccaATAGAATCGCAGCTTCAAGGTATTATTGGGTACCAATAACATTTTCTTGactgtttgaaaacatttgattAGTAATCAGAACCAACCTTTGTGGTGACTTtaagaaattaatgaataaataatctcAAAGAATCAAAAATTGATTAAAGGAGAAAACAcatgaattatgaaatttttttacacaTACAGACGATTTCAGACATAAATTTGAGAGGATAAACATTAGGACTGGACTAAAGTGTGAGAAGCAtgtatgataatttaaaaaaaaaaaaaaatacatgcaacttttttttacttaaagtGATTTCAGGGATCCTTGAACTTATGGAAAATAATTGTGACCAGGTCCTAACAgcccaagaaattaaaagaaaaactagcAATATGACTcattaacattgcaaatatacactgctggcctctaaggcggggccctacagattttgttgcaggggtgctcaaaatttatagatccgggcctgattaTAACCCAATAAATTAGCATTTCTTACCTGTGCATCATAAGTAAATAAATCTACAAAACTAGTTTGAActgtcaataaaatattttttttttttttggcagcagaAACTCAGTCTCTGAAGCTGAAGCCACCAGCACTTTCATGCAACCATTTTTGAACAGGTGTGTAAGTAAGAAGTCAACAGTGCTCTTTAAACTAATCTTATTTCaaaggaatttttgaaaaactaactacaactacaaatatttaatgattttcatTTAATTGCTTGTCAACTAAATGCATTCCATTTaactaaaacaaaaagtttaaaaaatatatcttgaaGAATTTTAGCAGAAGTATATTGTGAATcattaaataaatggaaaaagaaaacaaagattgaaatgaaatagatttattatttcttttgcaaCAGTGGTTCTATATTAAAGGAAATTCCTTGCTCTTTCAAATCATTTCTTAGCTTTTTTAGTCTCCTTGTTCGTCTCTGTCTGCTACTCTTGACAGCTTTGTCGCTGCGAATATGGTTCTGTCTGAATCTACTGAGGGTACGGCTGGTGAGAGCACCCCGTTTCCATCCCTTGAAAGCATTAGGATGCAATTTTTCAGGAGGTACATATTCACACTTTAGCAATTTCTCAAAGAACAAATAGTTATTCATGGTCTCTGCTACAATTTTTGCAACTTCACTGCATTCAAATTCGATGTAAGCGAATCCCTTTGCACCACCGGTTTTGCGACTTCTCGCCACACGCAAACGAAGGACTTTACCGAACTGGGAGAAATATTTACgcatttctttttcataaaaccCGTGAGGAATGTGAGCCACATACACTGTTCCAGGGACTGAATCGTCAAGAATTTCTTCCTTCTTCTTCTTTggccttttcttctttttcttatcaCCATCTTTTGCGGGAACCACTTTCTTACTTATCTTCCTTTTCACATTTTCTACAAATGCGTTCATCATCTTGGCAGATGAagctaaaaataagaaagaagaGTAAATactccaaatcaaaaataaaacaggGTAAAAGGCATTAAACGATTTGTTTCTATTGGTAATCAAGTGTATACAGTCAAACCCAGGggtagaaatttagaaaaatgcttCATTTGGTCTAATGAACCAGTAAGAACTAAATTAGATAAAactaaagataaaagaaaataaaataacatgtgaACTTAATTAGCACTTTTCAATAGACAAGAAACAAGAGGCAAATACAATATGTTTCAATGCAGCAGAAATTTCTTAACCTATCTTTCCTTTCACAGAAAATCTAAACACATTATCTAAACACAATCTATAAACTTTCTTATGGCATCAAAATTATGAGGATTACAATTTTTGAGGAAAACCGGAATAAAACTTATCTGGTCCCAAGGACCACTACAATTTAGATTCTGCTGGCACAGTGGATATTTTTGTGGTCCTAGGCTAGCGGACCAGTGTTAATTTTGAGCCCTGGTCAAACCCCAATCTACCTCGAATTTCACTAGGCAGAAAAAGAAAATCGAGATACAAAGGTTTTGATAAAAGTAATAATCATAAGCAATTGGAGCAGAGTTAAGAGATATTGTTTAACATTTTACAGTATGATATGATTTGCTTatgttttaagaattttaatGATACTATCAATAGCAAATTTATGCATACCTTTAaggataaaaattatctttttagcattcaaaaagtaaaaatttttacggcccccctcttggcgagattttaatttttcgctcgatacgaaaatcgccaataaggcgataacttggcaaccctggttttgcaacttgaacgctggaaagtagtttctcgaagtctgtcttttttcACGTGTctctgtggtaggaggtaggtgctcgtatgttccgctcttagggagattttaagttgaatactctaaaataaagtttaaattcaaactttattttagagtattcttttttttgttgttttttaatgttaatttagttgaattttctattttaattacgagttcggtttgtgatgttgtccaaatgtatcaattgaaatttttgaatgaaaaattgtgaatacaaaaatgaggatatgtttgtaaagtttttggaaataattcgcgaaattaattgggtggagtacaaaatacaagtaaaataaggttgttttttttggaattttttttgtcaaaacaaacataatttaaatatttttgtaaagtaatgataataaaaaatgggataatttccctaagagcggaacatatgtgcactgcctcacgtgaggaagtaaaagaaaagtaaaaaaggtaagtgaacatattttgaattattgtgtttttagtgtgtttctggtagtttgtattttggtctggctggcatttttgtagcacaaaaatggtgttaatttcacataaaatgtgtgactttattgtatactgaacggaggagatctgtgacttatatccgactgtgatgtatattaaaagtcggagggataacggaccgaggtcctggcgagcccgaggtctcatagtactttcgtaatgagaccgaggcagggccggcgagccgaggtctcattacgaaagtactatgagacctcgggctcgtatcccggagaaacaacggaaaaaaattaatgcattaatttcattaaataattaatgacataatttgaatttttcctgttggcgctaaaaaagcatcgctaagaacgatgtatgacatatgacgtcatacatagtttttttggcgacgcttttttggcgccaacaggaaaaagtcgccaagaggggggtatatcagatttgttccattTTTACTGTTTCCTTAATGAAAGCAgtttaaatatttgaagaacATAAAATAAGAGAACAAAAAACTAGTAACAATGGCCTTGAACGTAAAACTGAAGAAGTGTTTTTTCTATTCAACAATACCCCTTTCCCTCAGTTTCCAAGTTAATAAAATGGCTGGGAAACATGCTCCTTGTACATATACAGGATGACAAGAAATGAtttagacacacataatacaccataacttGAATGCTAATAAAactattacgaccaaacttcaaaataaatgtgaatacattattttgtctaatacatttgcaaattttcaaagtggctacctttaggattaatacagagctttgAACGTGTCACAAATTTTCGGCTCTGGGCCGCAATTTAtctactgatattttatcctatgcgttgcataaggatttcttttgggatgccaaagttttatgaggttaagcacacacccttgtctccacgATGGATCAAACAGAATAACCCATTCGGTTCAAATTTGAGGAACACCGTGGCCATTCTCCTCCAATGAAGTCCGGAAGATGTGTCTTGCACCAGTCTTGAGTGCCTTTAGCATTTTGTGCAGGGGTGGAATCCTGTTGGAAtgtccatcttttgtttccaaacaaTTTTTGCAACCAAGGTAAGACAATATCTTCATAAATGCGTTTATGATATATGTTTCTTGGctaattttattaaacaagtgatattttcccactagcacataGTACCATTAGATTGGGGTCATTGACGCAGTTCAACAGTGCAAGAACGTCCTGGAGACAAGACTGTGTTGAATTACCTAAAATTTTGGCATCCCTGAAGAAATCTGTATCCAagggatgggataaaatatcagtaagtgagttgcggccaagagccgaaaattttgtgacaggTTTAACCCTCTGACAGTCCTGGGTCATGAGTAAGACGTGTGAAATTCTTCCCCATGGAATTCTTTTTTGGAGTAAATTGCCATGTAAATAAAGTGCCCTACTTTGtatcaatgcctagctaccaCTGCCGCCCTGTGCCTCTGACTGTTTGACAGCGAATATTTTgcgtaagaaaaataaatgtaaaatgctCTTGAATCATGCTCACTAGCGTGATAGGACGTTCAAAACCAAGAATGagttaaagctctgtattaatcctaaaggtagccactttgaaaatttataaatatattatattggataaaataatgtatttatatttatttaagtttggtcttaatattttcatcagcattaaagttatgatgcattatgtgtgtctaagttatttttTGTGATTCTTGTCACCCTGCAGTTTTCCTTGAGCTACA includes:
- the LOC129232070 gene encoding MKI67 FHA domain-interacting nucleolar phosphoprotein-like, coding for MMNAFVENVKRKISKKVVPAKDGDKKKKKRPKKKKEEILDDSVPGTVYVAHIPHGFYEKEMRKYFSQFGKVLRLRVARSRKTGGAKGFAYIEFECSEVAKIVAETMNNYLFFEKLLKCEYVPPEKLHPNAFKGWKRGALTSRTLSRFRQNHIRSDKAVKSSRQRRTRRLKKLRNDLKEQGISFNIEPLLQKK